One Lachancea thermotolerans CBS 6340 chromosome F complete sequence DNA window includes the following coding sequences:
- the MSS116 gene encoding ATP-dependent RNA helicase (similar to uniprot|P15424 Saccharomyces cerevisiae YDR194C MSS116 DEAD-box protein required for efficient splicing of mitochondrial Group I and II introns presumed RNA helicase due to DEAD-box motif): MISALFARNVPARTFEVSKLVVRVCALRQLSDEGRQSFRGRDGNRSYNGDRSSRGGYGRNDRNSRRPTGGHRGTRLQGEPPLRLSNVVRVADDQSSKDITLDGLHQSGVIDKELHKAVSRMNFESLTPVQQKTIKPILETEHDVIARAKTGTGKTLAFLVPIFEHLIKTRTESPSMVKCVIVAPTRDLALQIDSEIEKLHKNNHALRKFKSIALIGGSNFQVAIKRMFKDTPNIVVATPGRLMDVMSKFSDKFFKHVDFKVLDEADRLLEIGFDEDLRDISKTLNSINATGPEHIRTLLFSATLGDNVQKLAAGIMNRKESLFLDTVDVNEPEAHEKIDQRLVISENFASNLYAPISAIKNRLATNNEPFKAILFVPTVKFTKFYCTILERLFPSLPVYEFHGKIDQRKRTKMVGLFKRAHEGIFVCTDVGARGMDFPGVEEVLQLGVPSELSNYIHRIGRTARGGKEGKATIYLFKDELPFIDTLAREKNVKIVDQDDYAVNKDEIEEFNSCLRDEFMFRESLESMLSFYKGCEQAYGFYMPKVARQIANSYGQCLMQPEKKMPISRSTASMRYGLKGRIVEEIFDCGQSHRESYNNEERLPNRGNKTRNFSNRSNQGGYDSGRRVSRQRWESNEKFDNKRFRSPNRGENPRIDYN; the protein is encoded by the coding sequence ATGATTTCTGCTCTCTTCGCTCGCAATGTGCCTGCAAGAACATTCGAAGTCTCCAAACTGGTAGTGAGAGTTTGTGCTCTTCGCCAACTCTCCGACGAAGGCCGTCAAAGCTTTAGAGGGCGTGATGGCAATAGAAGTTATAATGGCGACCGAAGCTCCAGAGGTGGTTACGGAAGAAACGACCGAAACAGCAGAAGGCCTACAGGTGGCCACAGGGGTACTAGACTCCAAGGTGAGCCTCCTCTTCGCCTGAGTAACGTGGTTCGAGTGGCCGATGACCAAAGTTCTAAAGATATCACGTTGGATGGGTTGCATCAGAGTGGCGTTATTGACAAAGAGTTGCACAAAGCTGTCAGCAGAATGAACTTTGAGAGCCTTACTCCTGTCCAGCAGAAAACCATAAAGCCTATTTTGGAAACAGAGCATGATGTGATCGCGAGGGCGAAAACAGGTACTGGTAAGACTCTTGCATTTTTGGTCCCTATCTTTGAGCATTTGATCAAGACCCGCACGGAATCTCCCTCCATGGTGAAATGTGTTATTGTTGCACCAACACGCGACTTGGCTCTCCAAATCGACTCTGAAatcgaaaagcttcacAAGAACAATCATGCCttgagaaagttcaaaTCTATAGCTTTGATCGGTGGCAGCAATTTCCAGGTGGCAATCAAGCGCATGTTCAAAGATACACCGAACATTGTTGTCGCGACACCTGGCAGACTCATGGACGTGATGTCTAAGTTCTCGGACAAGTTTTTTAAACATGTTGACTTCAAGGTGCTTGATGAAGCCGATCGACTGTTAGAAATTGGATTTGATGAAGACTTGAGAGATATCTCTAAGACTTTAAATTCAATCAACGCCACAGGACCAGAACACATCAGGACATTACTTTTTTCTGCAACTCTTGGGGACAATGTTCAAAAGCTGGCTGCGGGTATAATGAACCGGAAAGAAAGTTTGTTCCTAGATACAGTGGACGTCAATGAGCCCGAGGCCCATGAGAAAATTGATCAGCGCCTTGTGATCTCAGAGAATTTCGCTTCAAACCTTTACGCCCCTATTTCAGCAATTAAAAACCGACTGGCCACAAACAATGaacctttcaaagcaaTTCTGTTTGTCCCTACTGTCAAGTTCACTAAATTCTACTGCACAATCTTGGAAAGATTGTTTCCATCACTTCCGGTATATGAATTCCATGGAAAAATTgaccaaagaaaaagaaccaAGATGGTTGGTCTTTTCAAGCGGGCTCACGAAGGTATTTTTGTCTGTACCGATGTTGGTGCGAGGGGCATGGATTTCCCTGGTGTAGAGGAAGTATTGCAATTGGGCGTACCATCTGAACTATCCAACTACATTCATCGTATTGGTAGGACAGCAAGGGGTGGTAAAGAAGGTAAGGCTACTATTTACCTTTTCAAGGACGAGCTGCCATTTATTGACACTTTGGCGAGAGAAAAAAATGTCAAGATCGTCGACCAAGATGATTATGCGGTTAACAAAGACGAAATTGAGGAGTTCAACTCGTGCTTGCGTGATGAATTTATGTTTAGAGAAAGTTTGGAATCCATGCTATCGTTCTATAAAGGTTGCGAGCAAGCTTATGGGTTCTACATGCCAAAGGTTGCACGCCAAATTGCGAACTCTTACGGCCAGTGTTTGATGCAACCTGagaagaaaatgccaaTCAGCCGTAGCACTGCAAGCATGAGATATGGACTCAAAGGTAGAATTGTCGAAGAAATTTTTGACTGTGGTCAATCCCACCGTGAAAGTTACAACAACGAAGAGAGACTTCCAAACCGCGGCAACAAAACTCGGAATTTTAGCAATAGAAGCAATCAAGGCGGATATGATTCTGGGCGCAGGGTCTCTAGACAACGCTGGGAGTCTAATGAAAAATTCGACAATAAACGCTTCCGGTCACCAAATAGAGGCGAAAATCCAAGAATAGATTACAATTAA
- a CDS encoding KLTH0F08250p (similar to uniprot|Q03944 Saccharomyces cerevisiae YDR200C VPS64): MSGDTKPVVTRRTRSNSSSDGSASPMTQEFMAPSTAPRNRYTHIIILKSLNNTFETKFLVVPFKPDGLKLGRPIANSGAQPGGKQDLQSQVRPDNGHFDSRVLSRNHASLSCEPFSGKIYIRDLKSSNGTFVNGNRITQSDTELKVGDIIDLGTDIDAKFEHRKISALVEDISVIPLINEDEPFTNGAGKHSRDDLTGGLATPNAQRAAFEAAMFGDVNNLDLEESLLGSETEILSGIFINNSIGTSPNLINVIKTLVTEISLEKHEFEKMKSIERFLIHFTTNLEHINKLRVENNDLQLVQLQNSLKQKLNEKHDVAMQTHVDRLKKVEEENDSLRSDLEKQSKVEAKELKSLKREIEDLNTRLEVEKFKNTQLKKSADENSIYSKRLRDSGLNKAQDSPSKKSAGRKSTILLSAFTVGIAAAAFQYASKR, encoded by the coding sequence ATGAGTGGGGATACAAAACCAGTAGTTACACGTCGTACAAGGTCCAATTCCAGTAGTGATGGTTCTGCATCACCTATGACACAAGAGTTTATGGCCCCGAGCACAGCGCCGAGAAACCGGTACACACATATCATCATACTAAAATCGCTAAACAACACATTCGAGACAAAGTTCCTGGTAGTGCCCTTTAAACCTGATGGACTGAAACTTGGCAGGCCGATAGCAAACTCAGGGGCCCAGCCGGGTGGGAAGCAGGACTTGCAATCACAGGTGAGGCCCGATAATGGCCATTTCGACTCAAGAGTCCTTTCAAGGAACCACGCTTCACTCAGCTGTGAACCGTTTTCTGGCAAAATATATATACGGGATTTGAAGTCTTCTAACGGAACCTTCGTCAACGGAAACCGAATTACGCAGAGCGACACAGAGCTCAAGGTTGGGGATATTATTGACCTTGGAACAGACATCGACGCCAAGTTTGAACACCGCAAGATTAGCGCTCTGGTGGAAGACATCTCGGTAATTCCCTTAATTAACGAGGATGAGCCGTTTACAAATGGCGCCGGGAAGCATTCTCGTGACGATTTAACTGGCGGTCTTGCCACGCCCAATGCGCAGCGGGCAGCATTCGAAGCAGCAATGTTTGGCGACGTCAACAACTTAGATCTGGAGGAATCTCTGCTTGGCTCAGAAACCGAGATTCTCAGCGgcattttcatcaacaattCCATAGGGACCAGCCCAAACCTTATAAATGTTATCAAAACCCTGGTTACAGAAATTTCCTTAGAAAAGCATGAGTTTGAGAAGATGAAATCAATAGAGAGATTCTTGATTCATTTCACAACAAACCTAGAGcacatcaacaagctgcgAGTCGAAAATAACGATTTACAGTTGGTACAGCTTCAGAATTCTttaaaacaaaagcttaATGAAAAGCATGACGTCGCGATGCAAACACATGTTGACCGTTTGAagaaggttgaagaagagaacgACAGTCTTCGAagtgaccttgaaaaacaatCAAAGGTtgaagccaaagaactcaaaagcCTGAAAAGGGAAATCGAAGATCTCAACACAAGGCTAGAGGtagaaaaattcaagaacaCACAGCTAAAAAAGAGTGCTGACGAGAATAGCATCTACTCGAAGCGTCTCAGAGATTCGGGCTTGAATAAGGCACAAGACTCTCCCAGCAAAAAATCAGCTGGAAGAAAGTCAACAATTCTACTTAGTGCATTCACGGTCGGGATTGCCGCCGCAGCTTTCCAATACGCCTCAAAGCGATAG
- the RKM2 gene encoding protein-lysine N-methyltransferase (similar to uniprot|Q03942 Saccharomyces cerevisiae YDR198C Hypothetical ORF) yields MAATSQSLPWDERLDYLLKWLEESEGFAVNEHVRLQDTKRSGRGLYLKSGALKKRDCIVSIPGDKQLNFYTVIYHISLFNCELAIDGVSCPSSDRANNKIYEADDPRTEAYRHLTNNVVLGLSSFQLLSLFILFEWKILPQESNFTSFWKPFFDVFPSFEDLRSIPATWVCDPESGNLELIEMLPAASKKHAERMVSQVKHDWETIFPFIQKWLESREGASQINKQKLFSEFVHVYFVINSRCLYIEIPLKTDVADNFTMVPFVDFLNHNSDVDAYCKPRIERLKKSPCGLGNFSIVAGDHEYVNLGEEILLNYGAHSNDFLLNEYGFVLGENMWNYIDVSSEAMELISQVHVKEFLIENNYWGDYTISSSEVSFRLLVAFAAVVCSDLRKVEKFMLGYITESSFGSALSSMLREFIASLTKNVETKVRSLKATSKPDPLCSQNVLHVYEGYLQILRQHLGDNA; encoded by the coding sequence atggcGGCAACAAGTCAGTCGCTGCCTTGGGATGAAAGGCTGGATTACCTCCTTAAATGGTTGGAAGAGTCCGAGGGTTTTGCTGTTAACGAGCACGTACGTCTTCAAGATACCAAAAGATCCGGAAGAGGCCTCTACCTGAAATCTGGTGCactgaagaaaagagacTGCATAGTTTCTATACCGGGCGATAAACAACTGAACTTCTACACTGTTATTTACCATATTTCACTCTTCAATTGTGAGTTGGCTATAGACGGTGTCAGCTGTCCGAGCTCAGATCGAgccaacaacaaaattTACGAAGCAGACGATCCTAGAACGGAGGCTTATCGTCACTTGACAAACAACGTGGTACTTGGGTTGAGCTCTTTCCAACTATTGTCTTTGTTTATTTTATTTGAGTGGAAGATCCTTCCACAAGAGTCAAACTTCACATCCTTTTGGAAGCCattctttgatgttttcCCATCCTTTGAAGACCTAAGGTCGATTCCAGCTACGTGGGTTTGTGACCCTGAATCTGGGAATCTTGAGCTGATTGAAATGCTACCAGCTGCCTCCAAGAAACATGCCGAGAGAATGGTTTCTCAGGTAAAGCATGATTGGGAGACGATATTTCCTTTTATACAAAAATGGTTGGAAAGTCGCGAGGGTGCTTCTCAGataaacaaacaaaaactaTTTTCTGAGTTTGTCCATGTGTACTTCGTCATCAATTCGAGATGCTTGTACATCGAGATACCATTAAAAACCGACGTTGCTGATAATTTTACCATGGTACCCTTTGTGGACTTTTTAAACCACAACTCTGACGTTGATGCATATTGTAAGCCCCGCATCGAACGCTTAAAAAAGAGCCCTTGTGGACTAGGAAATTTCAGCATTGTTGCGGGAGATCACGAATATGTTAATCTTGGAGAGGAGATTCTTTTGAACTATGGCGCACACTCTAACGATTTTCTCCTCAATGAATACGGATTCGTTCTTGGCGAAAACATGTGGAATTATATTGATGTCTCATCGGAAGCTATGGAACTTATTTCGCAGGTACATGTTAAGGAATTCTTGATAGAAAATAATTATTGGGGAGATTACACAATATCTTCCAGTGAGGTCAGCTTTCGACTACTAGTAGCATTTGCAGCTGTGGTTTGTTCTGACTTGAGAAAAGTGGAGAAGTTCATGTTGGGTTATATTACTGAGTCATCATTCGGTTCAGCACTGAGCAGTATGTTGAGAGAATTCATCGCGTCCTTGACAAAAAATGTCGAGACCAAGGTTAGGAGCCTAAAAGCTACCAGTAAGCCAGACCCCCTGTGCTCTCAAAATGTGTTACATGTTTATGAAGGTTATTTACAAATCCTGCGACAACACTTAGGAGACAATGCATAA
- the CBS2 gene encoding Cbs2p (similar to uniprot|P14905 Saccharomyces cerevisiae YDR197W CBS2 Translational activator of COB mRNA soluble protein cytochrome b translational activator): MNVPRVYALGNAPLNYLVCHEIASLSVQPRVPELVLLLQDQRKLNRFLENESKLYVRRQDNSRSSSKQYMASCSPPKYASGEIAKIDNLIIGETRSPAFVNALKKYSECIHNDTNVLLLNPGFGVMEQLEQSVWEQKGFVPNIFMGLADLEQSFLPSEFAMQYSRVRQPLQICSVPKANISYDYQQDKHNTQVLEGTNNLLRLMKMLDRENTFSNIGVATRPYGDLLLRRYEELIIASCIKPLTALYPEKGVSENTSLLQIIRSLVREFTRIIKATDPHLQHIPHFESIIDEERLFVLVSRNLKKRSRSAFSKPTIRDINQYNGYFMMKAKASGLWCQSNSFIMKCAKAKLELQQKNATDFRYL, encoded by the coding sequence ATGAATGTCCCAAGAGTCTACGCTTTAGGCAATGCGCCTTTGAATTATCTAGTGTGTCACGAAATCGCTTCACTAAGTGTTCAGCCAAGAGTTCCTGAGCTTGTGCTGCTTCTGCAGGATCAAAGAAAATTGAATAGATTCCTAGAAAATGAGTCCAAATTGTACGTTAGAAGACAAGACAATTCTAGAAGCAGTTCCAAACAGTATATGGCGTCGTGCTCGCCTCCGAAATATGCCTCTGGCGAAATCGCTAAAATAGATAATCTTATTATCGGCGAAACGAGGTCACCGGCATTTGTTAATGCATTAAAAAAGTACAGCGAGTGCATTCACAATGACACTAATGTCTTACTGCTCAACCCGGGTTTTGGAGTAATGGAGCAACTTGAACAGAGCGTGTGGGAACAAAAAGGGTTTGTACCGAATATTTTCATGGGCTTGGCTGATCTGGAACAAAGTTTTCTGCCGAGCGAGTTTGCCATGCAGTACTCTCGTGTACGCCAACCGCTTCAGATTTGTTCCGTACCTAAAGCGAACATTAGTTACGATTATCAACAAGATAAACACAACACGCAAGTGCTAGAGGGGACGAACAACTTGCTGAGATTAATGAAAATGTTAGACCGAGAAAACACGTTTTCAAATATTGGTGTAGCTACTCGCCCATACGGTGATTTACTTCTTCGCCGATATGAGGAGCTGATCATTGCGTCTTGCATAAAACCCCTTACTGCATTATACCCTGAGAAAGGTGTCTCAGAAAATACATCTCTTCTCCAAATTATCCGTTCTCTTGTAAGGGAGTTCACGCGCATTATTAAGGCCACAGATCCTCACCTTCAGCACATCCCGCATTTTGAGTCTATAATCGACGAAGAACGGCTTTTTGTTCTAGTGTcaaggaacttgaaaaagagatcGCGTTCTGCGTTTAGCAAACCAACGATACGGGATATTAATCAATACAATGGGTATTTCATGATGAAAGCTAAGGCCAGCGGTCTGTGGTGCCAGTCTAATTCTTTCATCATGAAGTGCGCAAAGGCTAAACTTGAACTACAACAGAAGAACGCAACCGATTTTAGATATTTGTAA
- the SPC19 gene encoding Spc19p (similar to uniprot|Q03954 Saccharomyces cerevisiae YDR201W SPC19 Component of Dam1p complex important for spindle and kinetochore integrity localized to nuclear side of spindle pole body and along mitotic spindle), producing MTESLSQCCDALESAVELLSGTVSKLENQSNLSNQLTMSLLQPRRVFELIPEYDIQRAKLDLIEEVEPLVKSLSGKLSKSLVKLERERDTLQQTLELNSLRLNNQFSGEEMSDPDVSSDLVIMTSSTTEELDQLKKLKAQKAQLISSIQEIQSGEQG from the coding sequence ATGACTGAAAGTCTCAGCCAATGTTGCGATGCGCTGGAATCGGCGGTGGAGCTGCTGAGTGGGACCGTATCGAAGCTGGAAAATCAGTCAAACCTCAGCAATCAGCTTACAATGAGTTTACTCCAACCACGCCGcgtttttgagctcatACCAGAGTACGACATCCAGAGAGCCAAGCTCGACCTGATTGAGGAGGTGGAACCGCtggtgaagagcttgagtGGGAAGTTATCCAAAAGTCTTGTTAAACTGGAGCGTGAACGAGACACTCTGCAGCAAACGCTTGAGCTCAACTCGCTGCGACTCAATAACCAATTCAGCGGCGAGGAAATGTCGGATCCCGACGTCAGCTCAGATTTGGTGATCATGACCTCGTCCACTACCGAAGAACTAGACCAGTTGAAAAAGCTAAAGGCACAGAAAGCACAACTTATCAGCAGTATACAGGAGATACAGAGCGGTGAGCAAGGATAG
- the CAB5 gene encoding putative dephospho-CoA kinase (similar to uniprot|Q03941 Saccharomyces cerevisiae YDR196C predicted to catalyze the final step in synthesis of Coenzyme A): MLIIGLTGGIACGKSSVSERLAKSYKIPVIDADKIAREIVEPQRNAYLKIVQYFKGKVPDLIREDGSINRPALGKWVFANHSDLKVLNGITHPAIRLEIFKQILKQYLRGEKMCVLDVPLLFESGLNLFCGVTVSVICDQETQISRIRSRNPELSLEDGENRIKAQMTHKERIRRSDFIIENSDTLEHLYGQVHAFVLKVKPTWTRTILEYFPPFALISALAIVLIKYLRRNQAIS; this comes from the coding sequence ATGCTCATCATTGGTCTAACTGGCGGGATCGCCTGTGGTAAATCAAGTGTTTCAGAAAGGTTAGCTAAAAGCTACAAGATTCCTGTTATAGATGCGGACAAAATTGCTAGAGAGATAGTGGAGCCGCAACGTAATGCATATTTGAAGATCGTGCAGTACTTTAAGGGGAAGGTTCCGGACTTGATTCGCGAAGATGGATCAATAAATCGTCCAGCATTGGGAAAGTGGGTCTTTGCGAATCACTCAGATCTCAAAGTCTTAAATGGAATTACACATCCAGCCATCCGCCTGGAGATTTTCAAACAAATCTTGAAGCAGTACTTGAGAGGGGAGAAGATGTGTGTATTGGATGTTCCATTACTGTTTGAAAGCGGTTTAAACCTGTTCTGTGGTGTCACTGTTAGCGTGATTTGCGACCAGGAAACTCAGATAAGTCGTATTCGCTCGAGAAATCCAGAGTTATCACTCGAGGACGGGGAAAATCGAATCAAGGCTCAAATGACACACAAAGAAAGAATTCGGCGCTCCGATTTTATTATTGAAAACAGCGATACCCTCGAACACTTATACGGCCAGGTGCATGCGTTCGTGCTGAAGGTCAAACCGACATGGACGCGTACCATATTAGAGTACTTCCCACCCTTTGCATTGATCAGCGCGCTGGCGATAGTACTGATAAAATATTTGCGGAGGAATCAAGCGATTTCGTAA
- the REF2 gene encoding RNA-processing protein REF2 (some similarities with uniprot|P42073 Saccharomyces cerevisiae YDR195W REF2 RNA-binding protein involved in the cleavage step of mRNA 3'-end formation prior to polyadenylation also involved in snoRNA maturation) — MSGSPIPQLVNISHALQSSFIQQLRTETREFSETPTLSQEQQRKIDTYIGSLERAFTAFTRDNEHIERRDADVTPADVQLYSGLKTMYADYLTQLTKLKRKSVVQNEASLRDQQKSANQSDNTRTTNPSAKKSENVRSSPQKEAVKTEAKAPSRASTTNEGGLWRASQEKNAGQNEHLRANQVLEYMQDELPYQQPAERKSYVDNLQKNADLTLQKNPKLLDAVANLAILDSTVSENLHSYVTLLRMVGYKDDEFAARLPHINGKLTPSDKALPPTSSADQASAKAPAPEEPKKKISFLKYLKKGDVNEQGKRVLEDNTLGGSQKRSRPNNDNNSNLISILKSETSKKRRNPIRFVADEKLLTVYGDDIPSDGLIVSPGKLKKVLKPFKDGEPREVTFPTWKNQKVRELSIPKPTEDSDIVDIKGGPISCDTRVSANYRLNFTAFSKSLNKQPLEPTELDEKDPNLTKKPLIVRAFGKNCLLLQKDRGGLPYKRVPEVSLNDYPIRPTSN, encoded by the coding sequence ATGTCAGGCAGTCCCATTCCACAGCTAGTAAACATATCGCATGCCTTGCAGTCGTCTTTTATCCAGCAACTAAGGACCGAAACGCGTGAGTTTAGCGAGACGCCAACGCTTTCgcaggagcagcagcgcAAGATAGATACATATATTGGCTCCCTTGAGCGCGCATTCACAGCTTTCACGCGTGACAACGAACATATCGAACGTAGAGATGCCGACGTCACTCCCGCAGATGTTCAGCTATACAGCGGGCTAAAGACAATGTATGCTGACTACCTTACACAGCTAACGAAACTGAAACGGAAGAGCGTTGTTCAAAACGAAGCATCGCTTCGAGACCAACAAAAGAGCGCAAACCAAAGCGACAATACTCGTACCACTAATCCAAGTGCAAAGAAAAGTGAAAATGTAAGATCCAGTCCGCAGAAAGAAGCCGTCAAGACAGAAGCGAAAGCTCCTAGTCGAGCGAGTACCACTAACGAAGGGGGGCTTTGGCGCGCCAGTCAAGAGAAGAACGCGGGGCAAAACGAGCATTTGCGTGCCAACCAAGTCCTCGAGTATATGCAAGACGAGCTGCCCTATCAACAGCCTGCAGAACGGAAGAGCTATGTGGACAATTTACAGAAAAACGCAGACTTGACACTGCAAAAGAACCCCAAGCTTCTCGACGCTGTTGCAAACTTGGCAATACTTGACTCTACCGTTTCCGAAAACCTTCATTCATATGTGACACTGTTAAGAATGGTAGGTTACAAGGATGATGAATTCGCGGCACGTCTACCTCATATTAATGGTAAACTTACACCCTCAGACAAAGCGCTGCCGCCTACTTCAAGCGCCGACCAGGCTTCTGCAAAGGCCCCCGCACCCGAAGAACctaaaaaaaagatttCATTTCtgaagtacttgaaaaagggaGATGTGAATGAGCAAGGAAAACGTGTTTTGGAAGACAATACATTGGGTGGATCGCAAAAGCGAAGCCGCCCCAATAACGATAACAACTCAAATCTtatttcaattttgaaaagtgaGACTTCTAAGAAGAGGCGCAATCCGATTCGCTTTGTGGCAGATGAGAAACTCTTGACGGTCTACGGTGACGACATTCCCTCCGATGGTCTAATAGTGTCGCCtggaaagctgaaaaaagttttgaagccattCAAAGACGGCGAGCCCCGTGAAGTGACATTTCCCACCTGGAAGAACCAGAAAGTCAGAGAACTGTCAATACCGAAGCCAACTGAAGACTCGGATATTGTGGACATCAAAGGAGGGCCCATTTCTTGTGATACTAGAGTCTCTGCCAACTACCGGTTGAACTTCACAGCATTCAGCAAAAGCCTGAACAAACAGCCACTTGAGCCAACTGAGCTCGATGAGAAGGACCCAAACCTTACAAAAAAGCCGCTTATCGTACGTGCTTTTGGCAAGAACTGCCtacttcttcagaaagacAGGGGTGGCTTACCTTACAAGAGGGTGCCTGAGGTTAGTCTGAACGATTATCCTATCAGACCAACATCTAACTGA
- the LIP2 gene encoding lipoyl(octanoyl) transferase LIP2 (similar to uniprot|Q06005 Saccharomyces cerevisiae YLR239C LIP2 Lipoyl ligase involved in the modification of mitochondrial enzymes by the attachment of lipoic acid groups), translating to MIKNARKPILRANVPYISRWRVKHSSTCSNKTLTHPVEESSKVLRHLEFIKPLEFQKGLQIQEKFVRAQLDMKALESKIKRKLGLLELETNGAPINEHEQKILDTIMDMKPNPIVLTFEFEPTYTGGKRSKKAVSDEDILNFENFRPKDQVKNKSPKFVQAERGGQVTFHGPGQVVAYIVMDLKSFHSFPAKCLVSAIEGSTIDTLKSAPQGKHKTPLNLQAIRTEETGVWIDEENKIASIGVHVRRSITSHGVSINVNPDLSYMNSFTMCGLPETRATSVLEQIPDTTCSTHDIAVTFVNKLAKKLGITTVERIQLDDIDID from the coding sequence ATGATCAAAAACGCCAGAAAACCAATACTTAGGGCCAATGTGCCTTATATTTCAAGGTGGCGCGTCAAGCATTCAAGCACATGCTCTAACAAAACCCTTACGCATCCGGTAGAGGAATCATCTAAGGTGTTAAGACACCTCGAATTTATCAAACCCCTCGAGTTTCAGAAAGGCcttcaaattcaagagaAGTTCGTCAGAGCTCAACTTGATATGAAGGCCTTAGAATCGAAGATCAAGCGAAAACTTGGTCTGTTGGAACTTGAAACCAATGGAGCTCCCATCAATGAGCACGAACAAAAGATACTGGACACCATAATGGATATGAAACCAAATCCAATTGTCCTGACATTCGAATTTGAGCCAACGTATACTGGTGGAAAGAGAAGTAAGAAAGCGGTGTCAGATGAGGATATACTgaacttcgaaaactttAGACCAAAGGATCAAGTGAAAAATAAAAGTCCGAAGTTTGTTCAGGCGGAAAGAGGTGGGCAAGTCACTTTCCATGGTCCGGGTCAGGTTGTGGCGTACATTGTCATGGACTTGAAATCTTTTCACAGTTTCCCTGCTAAGTGTCTGGTGTCAGCAATCGAGGGCTCCACTATAGACACGCTAAAAAGTGCGCctcaaggaaaacataAAACGCCACTTAATCTCCAGGCGATCAGGACGGAGGAAACAGGAGTTTGGATAGACGAAGAAAATAAGATTGCGAGCATCGGCGTCCATGTGCGCAGATCGATTACATCGCATGGAGTATCAATCAACGTAAATCCAGATCTTTCTTATATGAATAGCTTCACAATGTGCGGCCTTCCTGAAACAAGAGCAACCTCCGTACTTGAGCAGATCCCCGATACCACATGCTCCACTCACGACATTGCAGTAACGTTTGTGAATAAGTTGGCAAAAAAGCTTGGGATTACTACCGTGGAGAGAATACAATTAGATGACATAGATATAGACTAG